One genomic region from Phoenix dactylifera cultivar Barhee BC4 unplaced genomic scaffold, palm_55x_up_171113_PBpolish2nd_filt_p 000390F, whole genome shotgun sequence encodes:
- the LOC103698034 gene encoding premnaspirodiene oxygenase-like: protein MELNFLSFPFLFSSFLFLLVVFKAAKSTAMKMPPSPPKLPIIGHLHYLLGNIPHRAFGNLSRRYGPVMHLKLGQVDHVIISSPEAAREIMKTHDLIFATRPRLLIAEVFHNCTDIAFAPYGNYWRQLRKICIVELLSTKRVKSYATLQQEEISNLMGDISMMNKSPVNLSEKLFVLTNDVIARIAFGNTCKHGQSFISACKKMMALASGFCVADLFPSLSFIDTLSGLRSALENLRREMDEIIEEIIKEHQEKRAATISNKGDDQREEDLVDVLLGLKENGGLEFPLTDTNIKAVIMDMFIAGTETASTTMVWAMAELMRHPEMMEKAQAEVRRVLKGRAKIEEGDMREFHYMKLVIKETLRLHPPLPLQLPRVCTKSCQVDGYDIPVGSRVMINAWAIGRDPKYWEDPESFKPEKFDGSSVDFTGSSFEFMPFGGGRRICPGMNFGLAEMELILSHLLYYFDWKLPNGMRPNDVEMTETFGAVVGRKSPLCLIATPCVPMLGH from the exons ATGGAACTCAACTTCCTTTCCTTCCCCTTtcttttctcctccttcctGTTTCTTCTTGTAGTGTTCAAGGCAGCCAAATCCACAGCAATGAAGATGCCTCCAAGCCCACCGAAGCTCCCCATCATAGGACACTTGCACTACTTGCTAGGAAATATCCCTCACCGTGCCTTCGGAAACCTGTCCCGGCGATATGGGCCTGTCATGCATCTCAAGCTCGGACAAGTCGACCATGTAATCATCTCCTCTCCGGAGGCCGCCAGAGAGATCATGAAGACCCATGATCTCATCTTTGCCACCCGACCAAGACTACTCATCGCCGAGGTGTTCCACAATTGCACCGACATCGCCTTCGCTCCCTACGGTAACTACTGGCGGCAGCTGCGAAAGATATGCATCGTCGAGCTATTAAGCACAAAGCGTGTCAAGTCCTATGCGACGCTTCAACAAGAAGAGATTTCGAACCTCATGGGAGATATCTCCATGATGAACAAATCTCCGGTTAACCTCTCCGAGAAGCTTTTCGTACTAACCAACGACGTGATCGCAAGAATCGCATTTGGCAACACATGCAAGCATGGGCAGAGTTTTATCTCGGCGTGCAAGAAAATGATGGCTTTGGCCTCTGGATTTTGTGTAGCTGATCTGTTCCCCTCGCTGAGCTTTATCGACACTCTCAGTGGATTGAGATCCGCGTTAGAGAATCTTCGGCGTGAGATGGATGAGATCATTGAGGAGATAATCAAGGAGCACCAAGAGAAGAGAGCCGCCACAATTAGCAACAAAGGGGATGATCAACGAGAGGAAGATCTTGTCGACGTTCTTTTGGGGCTGAAGGAAAATGGTGGACTTGAGTTCCCTCTCACGGACACCAACATCAAGGCCGTAATCATG GATATGTTCATCGCAGGGACCGAGACAGCGTCGACAACGATGGTATGGGCGATGGCGGAGCTCATGAGGCACCCTGAGATGATGGAGAAGGCTCAAGCGGAGGTGCGGCGAGTGCTGAAGGGAAGGGCCAAGATTGAGGAGGGGGACATGAGGGAATTCCACTACATGAAGCTGGTGATCAAGGAGACTCTGAGGTTGCACCCACCACTTCCGCTGCAGCTGCCGAGAGTCTGCACCAAGAGTTGCCAAGTGGATGGCTATGATATTCCAGTGGGAAGCCGGGTAATGATCAACGCTTGGGCTATAGGAAGGGATCCAAAGTACTGGGAGGACCCAGAAAGCTTCAAGCCAGAGAAGTTCGACGGCAGCTCGGTGGACTTCACGGGTAGCAGCTTTGAGTTCATGCCTTtcggagggggaaggaggatttGCCCTGGGATGAACTTTGGATTGGCCGAAATGGAGCTGATCCTGTCCCACCTACTCTACTATTTTGACTGGAAGCTTCCGAATGGAATGCGCCCCAACGATGTGGAAATGACCGAGACCTTTGGGGCAGTCGTGGGCCGGAAATCACCCTTGTGCTTGATCGCTACTCCTTGCGTACCCATGTTGGGTCATTAG